A single window of Pyxidicoccus xibeiensis DNA harbors:
- a CDS encoding porin family protein: MKQSGKFWGGWSVLALLALGGTAMAQEPAAAPSTGGNGFKVGSGRLHPYFELETRLDSGVGYFAGPGVDPATGGVSPDLSGEFAMHFRPGFRLEVPSSKLALNLAGNLDYVLYTGLMTSNSGTASHLEGAADLLARLNPDAPLSLELSDQFARSDRTRTVAIGAGVLSLFNEARVKVPWKPGGGAIELAPSAAYAVEFFEPLGALSPVDCTDGTCNPLTADQFDYGNLHFGLEGRWRFLPKTAVVLDTGVDLRSYFNGGSPDATVLRALAGVAGLVSPKIAVTAKAGWGQNFAAGGSGTFLAQLEGTYLYSPTLSFKAGYLRTMEPVAAYGVFTDNRGYGEVRALFGGKLTMRAGGSVDFLSFTAERSDTVINLDIGPEYQFRPWLTGAAGYMLGSRSSSVTGGGLNYSRHEGYARLSVTY, encoded by the coding sequence ATGAAGCAGTCTGGGAAATTCTGGGGGGGGTGGAGTGTGCTGGCGCTGCTGGCGCTGGGTGGCACCGCCATGGCCCAGGAACCAGCGGCGGCACCGTCCACGGGCGGTAATGGCTTCAAGGTCGGCAGCGGCCGGCTGCACCCGTACTTCGAGCTGGAGACGCGGCTGGACAGCGGCGTGGGCTACTTCGCCGGCCCCGGCGTGGACCCCGCGACGGGCGGCGTGTCCCCGGACCTGTCGGGCGAGTTCGCCATGCACTTCCGGCCGGGCTTCCGGCTGGAGGTTCCCTCGTCCAAGCTGGCCCTCAACCTGGCCGGCAACCTGGACTACGTGCTGTACACGGGCCTGATGACGTCCAACTCCGGCACCGCGTCCCACCTGGAGGGCGCGGCGGACCTGCTGGCGCGCCTCAACCCGGACGCGCCGCTGTCGCTGGAGCTGTCGGACCAGTTCGCGCGCTCGGACCGCACGCGCACCGTGGCCATTGGCGCCGGCGTGCTCAGCCTCTTCAACGAGGCCCGTGTGAAGGTGCCCTGGAAGCCGGGCGGCGGCGCGATTGAGCTCGCGCCCAGCGCGGCCTACGCGGTGGAGTTCTTCGAGCCCCTGGGCGCGCTGAGCCCGGTGGACTGCACGGACGGCACGTGCAACCCGCTCACCGCGGACCAGTTCGACTACGGCAACCTGCACTTCGGCCTCGAGGGCCGCTGGCGCTTCCTGCCGAAGACGGCGGTGGTGCTGGACACCGGTGTGGACCTGCGCAGCTACTTCAACGGCGGCAGCCCGGACGCCACGGTGCTGCGCGCCCTGGCGGGCGTGGCGGGCCTGGTGTCGCCCAAGATTGCCGTGACGGCCAAGGCGGGCTGGGGCCAGAACTTCGCGGCTGGGGGCAGTGGCACCTTCCTCGCGCAGTTGGAGGGCACGTACCTCTACAGCCCCACGCTGAGCTTCAAGGCCGGCTACCTGCGCACCATGGAGCCGGTGGCGGCCTACGGCGTCTTCACCGACAACCGCGGCTACGGCGAGGTCCGCGCCCTGTTCGGCGGCAAGCTGACGATGCGCGCGGGCGGCTCGGTGGACTTCCTGAGCTTCACCGCCGAGCGCAGCGACACCGTCATCAACCTGGACATCGGGCCCGAGTACCAGTTCCGCCCATGGCTCACCGGCGCGGCCGGCTACATGCTGGGCTCCCGGTCGTCCTCGGTGACGGGCGGCGGGCTCAACTACTCGCGTCACGAGGGGTATGCTCGCCTCTCCGTGACGTACTGA
- a CDS encoding TlpA disulfide reductase family protein, whose protein sequence is MRTALSLAALIGTLSLAGCAKAPPMPPLTGSGPGNGAGGTAPASDAEAPRPLDFKVKRYPGGEPYDLASDRGSVVVLDVWATWCEPCRDALPFYENLALQYADKGLKVYALNVDEDARAVPPFLAETKVKLPILMDENAQVAERTLKVRGMPTTYYIDRRGVVRHSEEGFSEEFYARYLSHVEALLAEPAP, encoded by the coding sequence ATGCGCACGGCTCTCTCTCTTGCCGCGCTCATCGGCACGCTGTCGCTCGCGGGCTGTGCGAAGGCGCCTCCCATGCCGCCGCTGACGGGGTCCGGCCCGGGCAATGGGGCTGGCGGTACGGCGCCGGCCTCGGACGCCGAGGCCCCGCGCCCGCTGGACTTCAAGGTGAAGCGCTACCCCGGCGGCGAGCCGTATGACCTCGCCAGTGACAGGGGCAGCGTGGTGGTGCTGGACGTGTGGGCCACCTGGTGCGAGCCGTGCCGGGACGCGCTGCCCTTCTACGAGAACCTGGCCCTCCAGTACGCCGACAAGGGGCTGAAGGTGTACGCGCTCAACGTGGACGAGGACGCGCGCGCCGTGCCGCCCTTCCTGGCGGAGACGAAGGTGAAGCTGCCCATCCTCATGGACGAGAATGCGCAGGTGGCCGAGCGCACCCTCAAGGTCCGGGGCATGCCCACCACCTATTACATCGACCGGCGCGGCGTGGTGCGCCACTCGGAGGAGGGCTTCTCCGAGGAGTTCTACGCCCGGTACCTGTCGCACGTGGAGGCGCTGCTCGCCGAGCCCGCGCCCTGA
- a CDS encoding cyclic nucleotide-binding domain-containing protein: MEKLSVIASSPLFEMLSPGELARLAELARVRRFGAGEVVFEEGDLGDSLFVIVDGQVEVMRRLPGGDVHSLIVLSAPEFFGEMGLIDKDYRSATVRAKTDADLLQLTAQDLRAFRQAHGDGFTFVVVNIARSLSARLREANARLAGKA, encoded by the coding sequence ATGGAGAAGCTGTCCGTCATCGCCTCCTCTCCCCTCTTCGAGATGCTCTCCCCCGGGGAGCTCGCGCGCCTCGCGGAGCTGGCCCGGGTGCGGCGCTTCGGGGCCGGGGAGGTCGTCTTCGAGGAAGGCGACCTGGGCGACAGCCTCTTCGTCATCGTCGACGGCCAGGTGGAGGTGATGCGCCGGCTGCCCGGCGGTGACGTCCACTCCCTCATCGTCCTGTCCGCCCCCGAGTTCTTCGGGGAGATGGGCCTCATCGACAAGGACTACCGCTCGGCCACCGTGCGAGCGAAGACGGACGCCGACCTCCTGCAGCTCACCGCGCAGGACCTCCGCGCCTTCCGTCAGGCCCACGGCGATGGCTTCACCTTCGTCGTCGTCAACATCGCCCGAAGCCTGTCTGCTCGCCTGCGCGAGGCCAATGCCCGCCTCGCTGGCAAGGCTTGA
- a CDS encoding tetratricopeptide repeat protein — translation MSSTSRTRVLALVASGLLLSACASGPETRPDPATGSTAADSTGAAPDAGTADAQASKPVATEPRPAQLKGPAKDFARAVEVAHRGELTAAEAALRSLTEQDPKLDYAWTNLGIVQERLGKPEEAERSYRRALAVAPEQEAAWDCLARLYGRTGRSVKLEAELRGLLESRQDSVPLRTALAITLLQQKKHESAATEAKRALKGDERHVRAMQVLAQVYYREGKHELARMVLENARAIDATDAATHNALGLVYLALKARPQALEEFKEAARLRPDFAEARNNFGALLNEAQDYPAAVTELEAAVRSAPDFASARLNLGNAYRGQGDFARARAEYEQVLKLLPASADPYFNLAILYLDVEPPGVDTLTRYKTAIAYFEQYQGKGGRDERIDQYVKDAKKGIDREERRLERERKDQLRKAAEQEQAQAAQKKVDGTPPPGAVSQPGSAAPTTPAPAPAGSGKLATDSK, via the coding sequence GTGAGCTCCACGTCACGCACCCGCGTGCTCGCGCTCGTGGCCTCCGGGCTCCTGCTGTCCGCCTGCGCCTCCGGCCCGGAGACGCGCCCGGACCCGGCGACGGGCTCCACCGCCGCCGACAGCACCGGCGCCGCGCCGGACGCGGGCACCGCGGACGCACAGGCCTCGAAGCCCGTGGCCACGGAGCCCCGCCCCGCACAGCTCAAGGGCCCGGCGAAGGACTTCGCGCGCGCGGTGGAGGTTGCCCACCGGGGCGAGCTCACCGCGGCCGAGGCGGCGCTGCGCTCGCTGACGGAACAGGACCCGAAGCTCGACTACGCGTGGACCAACCTGGGCATCGTCCAGGAGCGCCTGGGCAAGCCCGAGGAGGCCGAGCGCTCCTACCGCCGGGCGCTCGCGGTGGCGCCCGAGCAGGAGGCCGCGTGGGACTGCCTCGCGCGCCTGTACGGCCGCACGGGCCGGTCGGTGAAGCTGGAGGCGGAGCTGCGCGGGCTGCTCGAGTCCCGGCAGGACTCGGTGCCGCTGCGCACCGCGCTGGCCATCACCCTGCTCCAGCAGAAGAAGCACGAGTCCGCCGCCACCGAGGCCAAGCGCGCGCTCAAGGGCGACGAGCGCCACGTGCGCGCCATGCAGGTGCTGGCGCAGGTCTACTACCGCGAGGGCAAGCACGAGCTGGCGCGCATGGTGCTGGAGAACGCCCGCGCCATCGACGCCACGGACGCGGCCACGCACAACGCGCTGGGCCTGGTGTACCTGGCCCTCAAGGCGCGCCCGCAGGCGCTGGAGGAGTTCAAGGAGGCCGCGCGGCTGCGGCCGGACTTCGCCGAGGCCCGCAACAACTTCGGCGCGCTGCTCAACGAGGCGCAGGACTACCCCGCCGCCGTCACGGAGCTGGAGGCTGCCGTCCGCTCCGCCCCGGACTTCGCCTCCGCCCGCCTCAACCTGGGCAACGCGTACCGGGGCCAGGGGGACTTCGCCCGCGCCCGGGCCGAGTACGAGCAGGTGCTGAAGCTGCTGCCGGCCTCCGCCGACCCGTACTTCAACCTCGCCATCCTCTACCTGGACGTGGAGCCGCCCGGCGTCGACACGCTGACGCGCTACAAGACGGCCATCGCCTACTTCGAGCAGTACCAGGGCAAGGGCGGCCGGGACGAGCGCATCGACCAGTACGTGAAGGACGCGAAGAAGGGCATCGACCGCGAGGAGCGCCGGCTGGAGCGCGAGCGCAAGGACCAGCTGCGCAAGGCCGCCGAGCAGGAGCAGGCCCAGGCCGCCCAGAAGAAGGTCGATGGAACCCCTCCCCCGGGTGCGGTGTCCCAGCCTGGGAGTGCTGCTCCCACCACCCCTGCCCCCGCGCCGGCCGGCTCGGGTAAGCTCGCCACCGATTCCAAGTAA
- a CDS encoding TonB family protein, translated as MAATPQTKLLRVGVIQNGRIVEEHHVRRDSVTIGHDARNTIVLPSSEERPARFSLLENQGQQFQLVIDESMQGRVNLGSSDVDFDALRAQGLATRRGDLYVLPLQESARGKVDLGDVTLFFQFVTPPPEEAKPVLPADVMVSRWKTMDRVFFGILAASLFIHFSGAALIISAEAPKEAELALDELDDRFVRAIIPQRPPEAAKPADTGPAEAPKEDAKADEPKAADKPAADKPAGSASEQRAEVVKKVSGKGLLKILGSNSGGGQGAFADVLGGASGGGDIAAALAGAGGVGVATEASVGGGTGPRGGGAGKVTGIGEVGTQGGGKVDLGTKKEAAVQGRVQDSTPDVESSDVDRNALARYVRSRLKSIQSCYEKELKRNPNLKGKVVVRFTIKTNGRVGDFEIEENTLGNEAVGSCIRTTIRGWTFPFKPDSDTGVSYPFVFSPAG; from the coding sequence ATGGCAGCCACTCCGCAGACCAAGCTGCTCCGCGTCGGTGTCATCCAGAACGGCCGCATCGTCGAGGAGCACCACGTCCGTCGCGACAGCGTGACCATCGGTCACGACGCCCGGAACACCATCGTCCTGCCCTCCTCCGAGGAACGGCCGGCCCGCTTCTCGCTGCTGGAGAACCAGGGCCAGCAGTTCCAGCTCGTCATCGACGAGTCCATGCAGGGCCGCGTCAACCTCGGCTCCTCGGACGTGGACTTCGACGCCCTGCGCGCGCAGGGCCTGGCCACCCGCCGGGGCGACCTCTACGTCCTGCCGCTGCAGGAGAGCGCCCGCGGCAAGGTGGACCTGGGGGACGTCACCCTCTTCTTCCAGTTCGTCACGCCTCCCCCGGAGGAGGCGAAGCCGGTGCTGCCCGCGGACGTCATGGTCAGCCGGTGGAAGACGATGGACCGCGTCTTCTTCGGCATCCTCGCCGCCTCGCTGTTCATCCACTTCTCCGGCGCCGCGCTCATCATTTCCGCCGAGGCCCCCAAGGAGGCCGAGCTGGCGCTGGACGAGCTGGATGACCGCTTCGTGCGCGCCATCATCCCCCAGCGCCCGCCCGAGGCCGCGAAGCCCGCGGACACCGGCCCCGCCGAGGCCCCCAAGGAGGACGCGAAGGCGGACGAGCCGAAGGCGGCGGACAAGCCCGCGGCGGACAAGCCCGCGGGGAGTGCCTCGGAGCAGCGCGCCGAGGTGGTGAAGAAGGTCTCCGGCAAGGGCCTGCTCAAGATTCTCGGCTCCAACAGCGGCGGCGGCCAGGGGGCCTTCGCGGACGTGCTCGGCGGCGCCAGCGGCGGTGGGGACATCGCGGCGGCGCTCGCGGGCGCGGGCGGCGTGGGCGTGGCCACCGAGGCCTCCGTGGGCGGCGGCACCGGCCCGCGCGGCGGCGGCGCCGGCAAGGTGACGGGCATCGGCGAGGTGGGCACCCAGGGCGGCGGCAAGGTCGACCTGGGCACCAAGAAGGAAGCCGCGGTGCAGGGCCGGGTGCAGGACTCCACGCCCGACGTGGAGAGCTCGGACGTGGACCGCAACGCCCTGGCCCGCTACGTGCGCTCGCGCCTGAAGTCCATCCAGAGCTGCTACGAGAAGGAGCTCAAGCGCAACCCCAACCTCAAGGGCAAGGTGGTGGTGCGCTTCACCATCAAGACGAACGGCCGCGTCGGCGACTTCGAAATCGAGGAGAACACCCTGGGCAACGAGGCGGTGGGCAGCTGCATCCGCACCACCATCCGCGGCTGGACGTTCCCCTTCAAGCCCGACTCCGATACCGGCGTTTCCTACCCCTTCGTCTTCTCTCCGGCGGGGTAG
- a CDS encoding tetratricopeptide repeat protein produces MRRELLAALLALAPLPAASAQAARKAAAAPTTQAAPAPDAEAAPAVAPEDLDTAAPAPVPREYLKGMGRTPEQEALLEEVSRALRTYEEESREFNREVQLLVEHKYEQKRGALAASYEKVIRELEAQERTERKDAIARFEEFLRRYPGEPRYTPDVMFRLAELYYERSADEHNQADSEYKQRLAALDENPDAEAPTEPAVDFSDSIALYRRLLKEFPDYRLNDGAFYLLGYCLEQQKQFDESLGTYEQLIARYPKSRFATEAWVRIGEYWFEEYEDPEALTKAAVAFEAASKDPKHPLYDKAVYKLGWTYYRMDRFDEAVASFLTLADFYEAQAKAKGEEKATGDLRAEALQYVAISLADETWGGLPKAQALFAKRGARPYEAEVYRRLGNVYFDQTKYPAAIEAYRLVLQKDPLAPDAPQLQQRIVQAYTGDRLMAESFAESEKLATLYQPGTAWYEKNKDDPDALAQANALTERSLYSTATYHHQQALVFKQEGKFEQANAGFQVAARAYGAYLERFPRSKSAGEMRFYHAECLYNSFQFAAAAKGYELVRDTGVADKHREDATLNAVLAWQQQLALDVKAGSAQDLKPLRSTERPEGEVVKPIPLAPTEQKLVAASDKYLAMLPKTEKAPGIAYKAAELHYAHNDFPEARRRFEAIVQTYPKHEVAKYSTNLIVETFLIDKDWRSVEEVSARLASNKQVIDPSSDLYKDLVKFKLAGRFKLADELMAAGKHDEAAKKYTQLVDEEPRHEFADKALNNAAVAYENTRRFDSALKLYERIYREYPSSPLADAALFRVAVNAENSYDFDKAVASYQRLVKDYPASKDREAALFNTGRLLEGQQRYPEAAATFLRYADLFPNAEDAPKNQYRAALIYEKQGDARGTVRALQEFVRKFATKPGQVELVVDAHRRMGDAHQKLGNEREAQRSWAQAASEFDRRKLQADANPLAADAAAYGRFQVAEAELRKFDKLKIGGKGKALERSFTAKRNAVKSVNEAYARVYPYKRLEWTLAALYRRGHALERFANTIIETPVPAEVKRLGDEAVVVYQDQLAQQTTALEEAAVESYAATLAEARKNRISNEWTRRTLEALNRFRPKEYPVLKEPKQALASDAAYPDGLVGSVEGPARPPSGSPSGSGNEPRLTGGGDK; encoded by the coding sequence ATGCGCCGCGAACTGCTCGCCGCCCTGCTCGCCCTCGCCCCGCTGCCCGCCGCCTCCGCGCAGGCGGCGCGCAAGGCCGCGGCCGCGCCCACCACCCAGGCGGCCCCCGCTCCGGACGCGGAAGCAGCCCCCGCTGTCGCCCCCGAGGACCTGGACACCGCGGCCCCCGCCCCTGTGCCCCGCGAGTACCTGAAGGGCATGGGCCGCACGCCCGAGCAGGAGGCGCTGCTCGAAGAGGTGAGCCGCGCGCTGCGGACGTACGAGGAGGAGTCGCGCGAGTTCAACCGCGAGGTGCAGCTGCTCGTGGAGCACAAGTACGAGCAGAAGCGCGGCGCGCTGGCCGCCTCGTACGAGAAGGTCATCCGCGAGCTGGAGGCGCAGGAGCGCACGGAGCGCAAGGACGCCATCGCCCGCTTCGAGGAGTTCCTCCGCCGCTATCCCGGGGAGCCGCGCTACACGCCGGACGTGATGTTCCGCCTGGCCGAGCTCTACTACGAGCGCTCCGCGGACGAGCACAACCAGGCGGACAGCGAGTACAAGCAGCGGCTCGCCGCGCTCGATGAGAACCCCGACGCGGAGGCCCCCACCGAGCCGGCGGTGGACTTCTCGGACTCCATCGCGCTGTACCGCCGGCTGCTGAAGGAGTTCCCGGACTACCGCCTCAACGACGGCGCCTTCTACCTGCTGGGCTACTGCCTGGAGCAGCAGAAGCAGTTCGACGAGAGCCTCGGCACCTACGAGCAGCTCATCGCGCGCTACCCGAAGAGCCGCTTCGCCACCGAGGCGTGGGTGCGCATCGGCGAGTACTGGTTCGAGGAGTACGAGGACCCGGAGGCGCTGACCAAGGCGGCCGTCGCCTTCGAGGCGGCGAGCAAGGACCCGAAGCACCCCCTCTACGACAAGGCCGTCTACAAGCTGGGGTGGACGTACTACCGGATGGACCGCTTCGACGAGGCGGTAGCGTCCTTCCTCACGCTCGCGGACTTCTACGAGGCCCAGGCGAAGGCCAAGGGCGAGGAGAAGGCCACCGGCGACCTGCGCGCGGAGGCCCTCCAGTACGTCGCCATCTCCCTGGCCGACGAGACGTGGGGCGGCCTGCCCAAGGCGCAGGCGCTCTTCGCGAAGCGCGGCGCCCGCCCGTACGAGGCGGAGGTGTACCGGCGCCTGGGCAACGTGTACTTCGACCAGACGAAGTACCCCGCCGCCATCGAGGCGTACCGGCTGGTGCTGCAGAAGGACCCGCTGGCCCCGGACGCGCCGCAGCTCCAGCAGCGCATCGTCCAGGCGTACACGGGCGACCGGCTGATGGCCGAGTCCTTCGCCGAGTCCGAGAAGCTGGCCACCCTCTACCAGCCGGGCACCGCCTGGTACGAGAAGAACAAGGACGACCCGGACGCGCTCGCCCAGGCCAACGCGCTCACCGAGCGCAGCCTGTACAGCACCGCCACGTACCACCACCAGCAGGCGCTGGTGTTCAAGCAGGAGGGGAAGTTCGAGCAGGCCAACGCGGGCTTCCAGGTGGCCGCGCGCGCGTACGGCGCCTACCTGGAGCGCTTCCCCCGCAGCAAGAGCGCGGGCGAGATGCGCTTCTACCACGCGGAGTGCCTCTACAACTCCTTCCAGTTCGCCGCCGCCGCGAAGGGCTACGAGCTGGTGCGCGACACGGGCGTGGCGGACAAGCACCGCGAAGACGCCACCCTCAACGCCGTGCTCGCGTGGCAGCAGCAGCTCGCCCTGGACGTGAAGGCGGGCAGCGCGCAGGACCTCAAGCCGCTGCGCTCCACCGAGCGCCCCGAGGGTGAGGTGGTGAAGCCCATCCCCCTGGCCCCCACCGAGCAGAAGCTCGTCGCCGCGTCGGACAAGTACCTGGCGATGCTGCCGAAGACGGAGAAGGCGCCGGGCATCGCCTACAAGGCGGCGGAGCTGCACTACGCGCACAACGACTTCCCCGAGGCCCGCCGGCGCTTCGAGGCCATCGTCCAGACGTACCCCAAGCACGAGGTGGCGAAGTACTCCACCAACCTCATCGTCGAGACGTTCCTCATCGACAAGGACTGGCGCAGCGTCGAGGAGGTCAGCGCGCGGCTGGCCAGCAACAAGCAGGTCATCGACCCGTCCAGCGACCTCTACAAGGACCTGGTGAAGTTCAAGCTGGCCGGCCGCTTCAAGCTGGCCGACGAGCTGATGGCCGCGGGCAAGCACGACGAGGCCGCGAAGAAGTACACCCAGCTGGTGGACGAGGAGCCCCGCCACGAGTTCGCGGACAAGGCGCTCAACAACGCCGCCGTGGCGTACGAGAACACGCGCCGCTTCGACTCCGCGCTGAAGCTGTACGAGCGCATCTACCGCGAGTACCCGTCCTCGCCGCTGGCGGACGCGGCGCTGTTCCGCGTGGCGGTGAACGCGGAGAACTCGTACGACTTCGACAAGGCGGTGGCCAGCTACCAGAGGCTGGTGAAGGACTACCCGGCGTCGAAGGACCGCGAGGCGGCGCTCTTCAACACCGGCCGCCTGCTGGAGGGCCAGCAGCGCTACCCCGAGGCGGCGGCGACCTTCCTGCGCTACGCGGACCTGTTCCCCAACGCGGAGGACGCGCCGAAGAACCAGTACCGCGCCGCCCTCATCTACGAGAAGCAGGGAGACGCCCGCGGCACGGTGCGCGCGCTCCAGGAGTTCGTGCGCAAGTTCGCCACCAAGCCCGGCCAGGTGGAGCTGGTGGTGGACGCCCACCGCCGCATGGGCGACGCGCACCAGAAGCTGGGCAACGAGCGCGAGGCGCAGCGCTCCTGGGCCCAGGCCGCGAGCGAGTTCGACCGGCGCAAGCTCCAGGCGGACGCGAACCCGCTGGCGGCGGACGCCGCCGCCTATGGCCGCTTCCAGGTGGCCGAGGCGGAGCTGCGCAAGTTCGACAAGCTGAAGATTGGTGGCAAGGGCAAGGCGCTGGAGCGCAGCTTCACGGCCAAGCGCAACGCGGTGAAGTCGGTGAACGAGGCGTACGCGCGCGTCTACCCGTACAAGCGGCTGGAGTGGACGCTGGCGGCGCTGTACCGCCGCGGCCATGCGCTCGAGCGCTTCGCCAACACCATCATCGAGACGCCGGTGCCCGCCGAGGTGAAGCGGCTGGGGGACGAGGCCGTCGTCGTCTACCAGGACCAGCTCGCGCAGCAGACGACGGCCCTGGAAGAAGCGGCCGTGGAGAGCTACGCGGCCACGCTCGCGGAGGCGCGCAAGAATCGCATCTCCAACGAGTGGACGCGGCGCACTCTGGAGGCGCTCAACCGCTTCCGTCCCAAGGAGTACCCGGTGCTGAAGGAGCCCAAGCAGGCCCTGGCCTCGGACGCCGCCTACCCGGACGGGCTGGTGGGCAGCGTGGAGGGGCCGGCGCGCCCTCCCTCTGGCTCCCCTTCCGGCTCCGGAAATGAGCCCCGGCTGACGGGCGGAGGTGACAAGTGA
- a CDS encoding inositol monophosphatase family protein, protein MAQDTPATLRRTAEEGARLAGRILADRFMGERTIEYKGGIDLVTDADRASEEALLAFIRERHPAHAILAEESGASQGTNSLRWLVDPLDGTTNYSHRVPHFCVSVAVEGPGGVLAGAVYDPMLDELFSAARGEGATLNGRPLRASTVASLHRALLCTGFPYDVRERPEGPVGLFTRFILRAQGMRRTGSAAMDLAYVAAGRFDGFFEFGLKPWDIAAGSLLVEEAGGVIRHVTGAPFDVLRGDVIASAPALAPELLAEAKRFIEDMGWTPR, encoded by the coding sequence ATGGCCCAGGACACCCCCGCCACCTTGCGCCGCACCGCGGAGGAGGGGGCCCGTCTGGCGGGCCGCATCCTCGCGGACCGCTTCATGGGCGAGCGGACGATTGAGTACAAGGGCGGCATCGACCTGGTGACGGATGCGGACCGGGCCTCGGAGGAGGCGCTGCTGGCCTTCATCCGCGAGCGCCACCCAGCCCACGCCATCCTCGCCGAGGAGAGCGGCGCCTCGCAGGGCACCAACAGCCTGCGCTGGCTGGTGGACCCGCTGGACGGCACCACCAACTACTCGCACCGCGTGCCCCACTTCTGCGTCAGCGTGGCGGTGGAGGGCCCCGGCGGCGTGCTGGCCGGCGCCGTCTATGACCCCATGCTGGACGAGCTCTTCTCCGCCGCGCGCGGGGAGGGCGCCACCCTCAATGGCCGCCCGCTGCGCGCCAGCACCGTCGCCTCGCTCCACAGGGCGCTGCTGTGCACAGGCTTCCCCTACGACGTGCGCGAGCGCCCGGAGGGGCCCGTGGGCCTCTTCACGCGCTTCATCCTGCGCGCCCAGGGCATGCGCCGCACCGGCAGCGCCGCCATGGACCTGGCCTACGTGGCCGCGGGCCGCTTCGACGGCTTCTTCGAGTTCGGCCTCAAGCCGTGGGACATCGCCGCGGGCTCGCTGCTGGTGGAGGAGGCCGGGGGCGTCATCCGCCACGTCACCGGCGCGCCCTTCGACGTGCTGCGCGGGGACGTGATTGCGTCCGCGCCCGCGCTGGCCCCGGAGCTGCTGGCCGAGGCGAAGCGCTTCATCGAGGACATGGGCTGGACGCCGCGCTGA
- a CDS encoding polysaccharide biosynthesis/export family protein, whose translation MKTFRSALAVLLLAALPACFGTARPPPPTPTPAAEAGEARAGGGTLGPGDVVEVRVFQEPEHSGTWRVSPEGTIDYPLCGKVPLSGQTPSGAADALQTCLARYVRRPQVSVLIREYNSQKVFVFGEVQKPGTFPVDGDMSIVQAITLAGGFTKLAAKNNTLVTRVVDGQERKIRVPVEDIGVGREKNFMLQPGDIVFVPESFF comes from the coding sequence ATGAAGACCTTCCGCTCCGCCCTCGCCGTGCTGCTCCTCGCGGCGCTTCCCGCGTGCTTCGGCACCGCCCGCCCTCCCCCGCCGACGCCCACGCCGGCCGCCGAGGCAGGTGAGGCTCGCGCGGGTGGCGGCACGCTGGGCCCCGGCGACGTGGTGGAGGTGCGCGTCTTCCAGGAGCCCGAGCACTCCGGCACCTGGCGCGTGTCCCCCGAGGGCACCATCGACTACCCGCTGTGCGGCAAGGTGCCGCTGTCGGGACAGACGCCCAGCGGGGCGGCGGACGCGCTGCAGACGTGCCTGGCGCGCTACGTGCGCCGGCCGCAGGTGTCGGTGCTGATTCGCGAGTACAACTCGCAGAAGGTCTTCGTCTTCGGCGAGGTGCAGAAGCCCGGCACCTTCCCGGTGGACGGGGACATGTCCATCGTCCAGGCGATTACGCTGGCCGGCGGCTTCACCAAGCTGGCGGCGAAGAACAACACGCTGGTGACGCGCGTGGTGGACGGGCAGGAGCGCAAGATTCGCGTGCCCGTGGAGGACATCGGCGTGGGGCGGGAGAAGAACTTCATGCTCCAGCCCGGCGACATCGTCTTCGTGCCGGAGAGCTTCTTCTAG